TATTTTCGAAAGTCCGTCGCTTTCGAGCCGGCCAACGTACCGGCGCGCAAAGGGCTCGGCTATGCCCTGATGAAGTCGGGGAATTACGCCGAAGCCGAACAGCAACTCACGGCCGCGCTCGACGCAATGCCCGAGGATGCCAACGCTCTGTACGCGCTGGGCATGGTTCGGGCGGGGCAGCAACAATGGCAACCAGCGCGGGACGCATTCGAACACGCGCTGCGCATCGACCCGCTGGATATCGACACCCATCGCGCGCTGGCCGAAGTCTTAGAAAAACTTGGACGAGCGGACGAATCGCAGCAGCACGCGGCAACCGCCGGCGAGCTGGCCAAGGCTCGCGCCGCGGTGCTCGCGGAACTGGGCGAGAGCTATCTCCAGAACGGCCATCTCGAACAAGCCACGGCCGCGTTCCGTCGGGCGGTGCATCTGGATGCGAATAATTCGGCGGCCCAAAGGGGGCTCTCGCGTGCGCTTGACGCCGCGACTGATCATTTCACTCCGCGACCGTGATGGACGTCGCCTGCCGGCCAAGACAAGTATGCCGGGCAGCGAATCGCGCCGGCACCTCGCATACCTTTGTCGTCTGCTACTTAACGTTCGGCGGCTCGGGCAGTACGCCGTATGGCACGCGCACGAAGCGCGGTCGATAGATCGCGGCGTTGCTCGATGACTCGCCAAAGTCGAACGAATTCACCACGTAGCTCACCAGCAGCTCGCCCGGCCGGCTGATTTCCGGATGCGCCTTCGCGGCATACGTAAAATGCTTCTTCTGACCGTCGACGTCGGGCACCTGATAGACGGGCGTGGCCTTCGACCAAGGGCCGAACATCGATCGAGCGGTCCGCGCCATGATGCGCGTCCCGAACCACGCCTCGGTGTGAATCAGCACCCATAAGGGATGCTCGCCGGCAGGTAGCCGTGTCACCGAGAACTCGGTCGTCACGTAGGTCGCCAGCGTCACGGCCGCCTGCGATTGATCGCTCCAACCGTCCACGGTGCGAAAGCGCCACTGCGTACACTCCTCGACCTTATCGACCGCGACACGGGCCACGACCAATTCGTTTGCCCCCTTCGGTCTCTGGCGACAGCCGAAGACGTAAAGCTCTGGTTCATGCCGAGGCTGCGGCCCCTGTTCAGTCTGCGAATCAACGATTAATTCCGAGCCCCACAAAATCTCAGCCTCGCCGGATGGATTCGCTGTAGCCGGAAAGGCGTCCGGAATCGCGAATTGACGCGGCTGCCATGTCGTCCAATCGGCCGCCGGATTATCAACGATGGCAAGAGCGCTTCCCACGCTCTTGAAGCCCAGCCCGTCGGTCAACGATCGCGCCGTGCGCCACAGAAAAAACACCAGGCGTTCTTGTGCGGCGCCGGCGGGTAGCAGCGTCGCATCGGCCAGCCAGTACCAATCACCTCGACCTGTCCGCGGTCCGGCCGGCAATTTCCGATCAGGATGTATCCAGGCCTTGGCATCCTCGCCGTCTGTGCCTGCACCCCAGAGAAACGTTACCGCCGCCGGATCGGGCGCGGCGCCTGCGGCCGGCATTCGATGTCGCGCGAGCGTGTTATTCACCATCCTCAGGCCCGATTGACGGCGTCCCTCGCGCACTTCACCGATATACGTGTCCGCGAACAGCCACAGCACGTCACCGCCGGGCAGTGGCGTCGAATAAATCGCATCACCGCCAATCCAACCGTCAGCCCGATCGAAGGCGGCATCCCACGCCCGATCTGGAATGGCCGCGGTGATCGGCTCCTCGGCGCGTCCGGTGACGTTGATCGCCAACAACACGGCGCAGGAAATCAGCAGCCGAGAGTAAGAACGCATCAAATCACCCGCCCCCAAGTGACTCTGATTAGGCGAGGCTCAGGAATGCCAAAACGCGAACCACGAATAACACGCCGTCGCTAGTCATCGTTAGGCGATCACTTCATGGATGACGCGGCCGAAGACGTCGGTCAGTCGTTCGTCGCGCCCTTGATGGAAGTACGTCAGGCGCTCGTGGTCCAATCCCATCAGCGCCAATAGAGTCGCGTGGATATCGTGCAAGTGAACCTTATCCGTCACGGCTTCAAAACCAAACTCGTCGGTTTCGCCGTACGAGACGCCCCCTTTAACGCCGGCGCCGGATAGCCACATTGTGAAGCCGTACGGATTGTGATTGCGGCCGGGAGCGCCCTCTCCTTCGGCGAACGGCATGCGTCCGAACTCACCGCCCCATAGGATTAGGGTGCTTTCCAACAGGCCCCGACGTTCCAGGTCGATCAATAGCGCCGCGATCGGTTGATCGACCTCGGCGGCGTGGCGACCGTGATTCTTTTCAACGCTCTCGTGCGCGTCCCACGTCTCTTCCAGATGGCCACCACCGCTGTAGAGCTGCACGAAGCGCACGCCCCGTTCGACCAGCCGGCGGGCCACCAGGCAATTCCGTCCGAACTCATCCGTCGGTTGCTGCCCCACGCCGTACAGATCGAGCGTCTCTTGCGTTTCGCTTTTCAGGTCGACCGCCTCGGGCACCTCGGCCTGCATGCGGAAAGCCAACTCATAACTAGCAATTCGCGCCGCCAGCTCGCTACCCCCTGGCCGCGCGGCCATGTGCTGCTCGTTCAACTTGCCCAACAGGTCGAGCTGTTCGCGCTGCGCCGCCGTGCTGATGTATTCCGGCCCGCGCAGATCGAGCACCGGATCGCCGACCGGCCGGAACAGCGTCCCTTGAAAAGTGCTGGGCATGAAGCCGGCGGCCCAGTTCGGCTGCCCACTGATCGGACCACCGCGTTTATCCAATATCACGACATAGCCGGGCAGGTTTTGATTTTCGGTGCCCAGACCATACACAGCCCAACTCCCTAGCGATGGTCGGCCGATTAATGTCTTGCCTGTGTTCATCGCCACGAGTGCCGAACCGTGCGCGTGACTGTCCGTATGGCACGATCGCAACAGCGCCAACTTGTCGGCATGTTCGCGGACGCGTGGAAAATAATCCGAGATCATCAGCCCGCTCTGGCCCCCCGGTCGAAACGGCCGCCAGGCCGGGGTCAGAAAACCCATCTTGCGATTGCCCGAATTCGTGAACTTCTTCCCGTCAGGCAAAGTCTTGCCGGCGTACTTGGACAGCTCCGGCTTGTAGTCAAACGTATCGATGTGGCTCGGTCCGCCGTTCATCATCAAAAAGATGACGCTCTTGGCCGGCGTAGCAAAATGCTGCGACTTCGGCGCGAGCGGGCTGGCCGGTGCCGGCACGTCGTTGGCCCGCGCATGACGATTGAAGAAGCCATCGGCTCCCAACAAGCTGGAGAGGGCCACACCCGCGAAACCGGCTCCCATTTCCCACACGAACTCGCGCCGAGTCTGCCCGCAGGGAAAAAGGCCCTGCCCTCCACCGAGCACGTTATGCGATCCGGGAAGTTGTACCGGAGTATTCTGTCGAGAATCGTCAGTCGACATAGATAAACTCATTCAGGTTCAAGAGCACGTGGCAGAGCGACGAGAGTGCCAATTGCTCGGGATTAGCTGTTGATTTCGGATCGGTCGACGCAGTACCTTTGTCCGGCGCCTTCGAAGTCGCGGTGGCATTCGCGCTCCCCTCGGCAGCCGTGACCGGCTTGTCCGCCAGGGCCGACGATTGCTCGCCTGTCGAAAATCGTTCCCGCTGCTGCGCCAGATGCGTCACGGCAAATTCTCGTTCGGCCTGCGTAGGGGCGCGCGACAGAGCCAACCACCAGGCACGCTCGATCTGTGCTAACTTTTCGGGCCCGGCCTCGCGCACGACACGCTCGGCCAAGGCATCGCTCTGGGCATGGACAAAATCGTTGTTTAACAGTGCCAGGGCCTGGGGCGCCACGGTCGATATATTCCGCTGCGCGCACGGCAACGTCGTATCGGCGAAATCAAACACCGTCATCAGCGGCAGCAGCAGCGATCGTTTCGTGAACATGTAAATGCTGCGCCGATTCTGTTCCTGCGGCGAGGATTCCTT
This genomic interval from Pirellulales bacterium contains the following:
- a CDS encoding DUF1501 domain-containing protein yields the protein MSTDDSRQNTPVQLPGSHNVLGGGQGLFPCGQTRREFVWEMGAGFAGVALSSLLGADGFFNRHARANDVPAPASPLAPKSQHFATPAKSVIFLMMNGGPSHIDTFDYKPELSKYAGKTLPDGKKFTNSGNRKMGFLTPAWRPFRPGGQSGLMISDYFPRVREHADKLALLRSCHTDSHAHGSALVAMNTGKTLIGRPSLGSWAVYGLGTENQNLPGYVVILDKRGGPISGQPNWAAGFMPSTFQGTLFRPVGDPVLDLRGPEYISTAAQREQLDLLGKLNEQHMAARPGGSELAARIASYELAFRMQAEVPEAVDLKSETQETLDLYGVGQQPTDEFGRNCLVARRLVERGVRFVQLYSGGGHLEETWDAHESVEKNHGRHAAEVDQPIAALLIDLERRGLLESTLILWGGEFGRMPFAEGEGAPGRNHNPYGFTMWLSGAGVKGGVSYGETDEFGFEAVTDKVHLHDIHATLLALMGLDHERLTYFHQGRDERLTDVFGRVIHEVIA
- a CDS encoding DUF5005 domain-containing protein → MRSYSRLLISCAVLLAINVTGRAEEPITAAIPDRAWDAAFDRADGWIGGDAIYSTPLPGGDVLWLFADTYIGEVREGRRQSGLRMVNNTLARHRMPAAGAAPDPAAVTFLWGAGTDGEDAKAWIHPDRKLPAGPRTGRGDWYWLADATLLPAGAAQERLVFFLWRTARSLTDGLGFKSVGSALAIVDNPAADWTTWQPRQFAIPDAFPATANPSGEAEILWGSELIVDSQTEQGPQPRHEPELYVFGCRQRPKGANELVVARVAVDKVEECTQWRFRTVDGWSDQSQAAVTLATYVTTEFSVTRLPAGEHPLWVLIHTEAWFGTRIMARTARSMFGPWSKATPVYQVPDVDGQKKHFTYAAKAHPEISRPGELLVSYVVNSFDFGESSSNAAIYRPRFVRVPYGVLPEPPNVK